Proteins encoded in a region of the Elusimicrobiota bacterium genome:
- the fpgS gene encoding Folylpolyglutamate synthase, translating to MNFDLGRMRQVMDRLGNPQKSFSSVHVAGTNGKGSVTAMITSILRETRLKVGMYTSPHLEKVYERFQINGRCIPPRTYEKLKHSLKKRFPHLTEFELFTTLAFCWFSREKVDVAVVEVGLGGRLDATNVMENVLVSVITNIDYDHTEWLGKTLGKIAYEKAGIIKKNVPVVTGTPGEAFSVIKSIASTLNAPLVHVSKNISASVPHLIGEHQKRNAALACSAAGIINQSFFRISVKQITQGLQKVCWPGRFERFLLGSGPSRQEIILDGAHNPAGCRVLVKTIQKEKLGPVTLFFGALRDKNISEMARILEPVVKQGYVCPVPSDRSAAPEAVSSLKNWGGKMIGIKNIKEAWRRLRAKKGSTPLLVAGSLYLVGEIRRGLK from the coding sequence ATGAACTTTGACTTGGGGCGTATGCGTCAGGTCATGGATAGGCTCGGAAATCCTCAAAAATCATTTTCCTCTGTGCACGTGGCTGGTACCAATGGAAAAGGTTCAGTTACGGCCATGATCACCTCCATCCTTCGCGAAACCAGATTAAAAGTGGGCATGTACACCTCTCCTCATTTAGAGAAAGTCTATGAACGGTTTCAGATCAATGGAAGGTGCATTCCGCCTCGAACTTATGAAAAGTTAAAACATTCGTTAAAAAAACGATTTCCCCATCTAACTGAATTTGAACTTTTTACAACTCTTGCCTTTTGTTGGTTCTCCCGGGAAAAGGTTGATGTGGCGGTGGTGGAGGTGGGTTTGGGGGGACGGTTGGATGCCACGAATGTGATGGAAAATGTCTTGGTCAGCGTGATCACGAATATTGATTACGATCACACCGAATGGTTGGGAAAGACATTGGGAAAAATTGCTTATGAAAAGGCGGGTATCATTAAGAAAAATGTTCCTGTGGTGACGGGGACCCCCGGAGAGGCTTTTTCAGTGATCAAATCCATCGCGTCCACTTTGAATGCCCCTCTTGTTCATGTGTCTAAAAATATTTCCGCCTCTGTCCCGCATTTGATCGGGGAACATCAAAAACGTAATGCCGCTTTGGCGTGTTCCGCAGCTGGCATCATCAATCAGTCTTTTTTTCGAATTTCCGTGAAACAGATAACCCAAGGGCTTCAAAAGGTATGTTGGCCAGGGCGATTCGAGAGATTCTTGCTAGGATCCGGACCGAGTCGCCAAGAAATTATCCTGGATGGGGCTCATAACCCCGCCGGATGCCGGGTGTTGGTAAAAACAATCCAGAAAGAAAAATTGGGACCCGTGACACTGTTCTTTGGGGCCCTTCGGGATAAAAATATTTCTGAAATGGCGCGAATATTGGAACCTGTGGTCAAGCAGGGGTATGTGTGTCCGGTTCCGTCTGATCGGAGCGCAGCGCCGGAAGCGGTTTCTTCTTTGAAAAACTGGGGAGGGAAAATGATCGGCATAAAAAATATTAAAGAAGCTTGGCGTCGATTAAGGGCCAAAAAGGGGAGCACTCCCCTCTTGGTGGCGGGGTCACTTTATCTGGTGGGAGAGATCAGAAGGGGCCTTAAATGA
- the trpD gene encoding Anthranilate phosphoribosyltransferase, giving the protein MIKDAIAHLVERKDLSQKESYAAMKEIMEGQATPSLIAGFLVALRIKGETVDEIAGCALAMRDASRPLNIGSPLIVDNCGTGGDGRHSLNISTAASFVVAGAGFTVAKHGNRAISSKCGSADVLEALGVKVDCPLAMVEQAINENGVGFMFAPAFHPAMRFAMPTRKELGLRTVFNLLGPLTNPARARVQLIGVYEPTLTRVVAAVMRKMGHIAGLVVHSHGWDEITLEGPTHVSELIRNKVRNYQLTHKDFGLPKIATRHLAGGDAAQNADLILKIFQGEKFPARHVVVANAAALIWLAERATKNPQMKLKEAVKKAEDSIDSGAALKKLNGLAETSQIIE; this is encoded by the coding sequence ATGATCAAAGACGCCATCGCTCATTTGGTTGAAAGAAAAGACCTCTCTCAAAAAGAGTCCTATGCGGCCATGAAAGAAATTATGGAGGGACAAGCCACTCCCTCTTTAATCGCTGGTTTTTTGGTGGCCCTCAGGATTAAAGGCGAAACCGTTGATGAAATCGCGGGTTGCGCGTTGGCCATGCGAGACGCGTCTCGGCCGCTCAATATCGGGTCTCCCCTGATCGTGGATAATTGCGGGACCGGCGGAGACGGTCGACACAGCTTAAATATTTCGACGGCCGCCTCATTTGTGGTGGCAGGGGCCGGGTTCACCGTGGCCAAGCATGGGAACCGGGCCATCTCGTCCAAATGCGGAAGCGCCGATGTTTTGGAGGCGTTGGGAGTCAAGGTTGATTGTCCTTTGGCCATGGTGGAGCAAGCCATCAATGAAAATGGGGTGGGTTTCATGTTTGCTCCTGCTTTTCACCCAGCAATGAGATTTGCGATGCCCACGCGGAAAGAATTGGGCCTTCGAACTGTTTTTAATTTATTGGGGCCTCTGACCAATCCAGCCAGGGCTCGTGTGCAATTGATTGGGGTCTATGAACCCACCCTTACGCGGGTGGTGGCCGCGGTCATGAGGAAAATGGGTCACATTGCCGGGTTGGTGGTTCATTCCCATGGTTGGGATGAAATTACGTTGGAGGGGCCAACCCATGTCAGTGAACTTATTCGCAATAAAGTGAGAAACTATCAACTGACTCACAAGGATTTTGGATTGCCGAAAATTGCAACGAGACATCTAGCGGGGGGTGATGCCGCTCAAAATGCTGATTTGATTTTGAAAATTTTTCAGGGGGAAAAATTTCCGGCCCGCCATGTGGTGGTGGCCAATGCGGCCGCTCTTATTTGGCTCGCTGAACGCGCCACAAAAAATCCTCAGATGAAATTAAAAGAGGCGGTCAAAAAAGCAGAAGATTCCATAGATTCTGGGGCAGCTCTGAAAAAATTGAACGGTTTGGCTGAAACGTCCCAAATCATTGAGTGA
- the trpE gene encoding Anthranilate synthase component 1 has protein sequence MNIHPTFDEFKRLAKKGNLIPVFSDMPADTVTPVSLLAAKWNTSRSCFLLESVEGGEKIGRYSIVSFDPEAMVQERNGETTFSSPGGKIFMRSHQSALEALARYMRCVKPVTVPGLPRFYGGAVGYMSYETVHNLERLPRTNPDVLGWPEATFFITGDLFVFDNTQQILKVITCVRLDGKSSLKKIYQAACNKVSANMSFIRSLAGKSMIIKNTSSHKNKKNREFVSNITRGQFMKAVEKAKEHIGKGDIIQVVLSRRQEKDTFVSPLNIYRALRVVNPSPYMYAIKLHARAIIGSSPEQLVGLENGVATTRPIAGTRRRGATPEQDDKLEKELLRDPKERAEHLMLVDLGRNDLGRVCRFGSVKVPKLMAVERYSHVMHIVSEVSGRVKPGKDGFDVLKAAFPAGTVAGAPKIRAMEIIDDLEKDQRGPYAGALGYFSYSGNMDMAITIRTILWHNGRVSIQTGAGLVADSDPAKEYMETENKAAGVKRAIELAESGTLFGGNK, from the coding sequence ATGAACATTCATCCAACATTCGACGAATTCAAACGGCTCGCTAAAAAAGGGAATTTAATTCCGGTTTTTTCCGACATGCCGGCGGACACAGTGACGCCGGTGTCTTTGCTCGCGGCCAAGTGGAACACGAGCCGGTCTTGCTTTTTGCTCGAGAGCGTGGAAGGCGGAGAGAAGATTGGTCGTTATTCGATCGTGTCTTTTGATCCGGAGGCGATGGTTCAAGAGAGAAACGGGGAAACCACGTTTTCTTCTCCTGGCGGAAAAATCTTTATGCGATCCCATCAATCGGCACTGGAGGCGCTGGCGCGTTACATGCGATGCGTGAAGCCCGTCACGGTCCCGGGACTTCCCCGGTTTTATGGGGGAGCGGTGGGGTATATGTCGTATGAAACCGTTCACAACTTGGAGCGTTTGCCCCGAACCAACCCGGACGTGCTTGGTTGGCCGGAGGCCACCTTCTTCATCACGGGGGATCTCTTTGTTTTCGACAACACCCAACAAATTCTCAAGGTGATTACTTGCGTGCGTTTAGATGGAAAAAGCTCTTTAAAAAAAATTTACCAAGCGGCCTGTAACAAGGTTTCGGCCAATATGAGTTTTATTCGTTCTTTGGCAGGCAAATCGATGATCATCAAAAACACCTCTTCCCATAAAAATAAAAAAAACAGGGAATTTGTGTCCAATATAACACGGGGCCAATTCATGAAAGCGGTGGAGAAAGCCAAAGAACACATTGGCAAAGGCGATATTATTCAAGTGGTTCTGTCTCGTCGGCAAGAAAAGGACACATTTGTGTCTCCGTTGAACATTTACCGGGCTTTGCGCGTGGTGAACCCCTCTCCGTACATGTATGCGATTAAATTACATGCTCGGGCCATCATTGGGTCGAGTCCGGAACAATTGGTTGGTTTGGAAAATGGTGTCGCTACGACCAGGCCGATCGCCGGCACCCGCAGACGGGGAGCTACACCCGAACAGGATGATAAACTGGAAAAGGAATTGTTGCGTGATCCCAAAGAAAGGGCTGAGCATTTGATGTTGGTGGATTTGGGGCGAAATGATTTGGGGCGTGTGTGCCGGTTCGGTAGCGTCAAGGTTCCGAAGTTAATGGCCGTTGAGCGTTATTCTCATGTGATGCACATCGTTTCAGAAGTCAGCGGCCGCGTCAAACCCGGTAAAGATGGGTTTGATGTCCTCAAAGCCGCTTTTCCGGCCGGAACGGTGGCGGGGGCGCCAAAAATTCGGGCTATGGAGATTATTGATGATCTAGAGAAAGATCAGCGGGGCCCGTATGCCGGAGCGTTGGGTTATTTTTCCTATTCCGGCAATATGGATATGGCTATTACGATACGAACTATTTTATGGCACAACGGTCGCGTTTCCATTCAAACAGGAGCGGGGCTTGTGGCCGATTCTGATCCCGCCAAGGAATACATGGAAACCGAAAACAAAGCCGCTGGAGTCAAACGAGCCATTGAGCTGGCTGAAAGTGGAACCTTGTTTGGAGGTAACAAATGA
- the hisF_1 gene encoding Imidazole glycerol phosphate synthase subunit HisF produces MLAKRIIPCLDVDKGRVVKGTKFLNLRDAGDPVEISKRYNQEGADELVFLDITASSDKRNILLQVVRQTAEQVFIPLTVGGGVRTVDDFRTLLSSGADKVSINTSAVKTPNLINQASKLFGNQCVVVAIDAQRRSKNSWEVFIHGGRTPTGKDVVKWAKEVERRGAGEILLTSMDADGTKAGYDLALTQAVSKAVGIPVIASGGAGEKKHFAEAFKSGASAALAASLFHFRELEISDLKTFLKRKGFSVRK; encoded by the coding sequence ATGTTGGCCAAGCGCATCATTCCCTGTCTTGATGTTGATAAGGGGCGAGTCGTCAAAGGCACCAAGTTCCTAAATTTGCGGGACGCCGGCGACCCTGTTGAAATTTCCAAACGCTACAACCAAGAGGGAGCGGATGAATTGGTATTTTTGGATATTACGGCAAGTTCTGATAAACGAAATATTCTGCTTCAGGTGGTTCGTCAGACCGCCGAACAAGTTTTTATCCCGCTTACCGTGGGAGGGGGGGTGCGAACCGTGGATGATTTTCGAACTCTTCTTTCTTCCGGGGCCGACAAAGTTTCCATTAATACCTCGGCCGTAAAAACACCAAATCTTATTAATCAAGCCTCTAAACTCTTTGGAAATCAATGTGTTGTGGTCGCCATTGATGCCCAGCGGCGAAGCAAGAATTCCTGGGAAGTTTTTATTCATGGCGGACGAACCCCGACTGGAAAAGATGTGGTTAAATGGGCCAAAGAAGTGGAGCGGAGGGGTGCCGGTGAAATTCTATTAACCAGCATGGACGCCGATGGAACCAAAGCGGGGTATGACTTGGCTTTAACCCAAGCTGTATCAAAGGCGGTCGGCATCCCTGTGATTGCTTCTGGAGGCGCCGGGGAAAAGAAACATTTCGCAGAGGCCTTTAAATCGGGTGCCAGCGCAGCCTTGGCGGCGTCTCTGTTTCATTTTCGGGAATTGGAAATATCAGATTTGAAAACCTTTTTAAAAAGGAAAGGGTTTTCGGTCAGGAAATAA
- the trpC gene encoding Indole-3-glycerol phosphate synthase, with translation MDKLEEILATRRVRVEEDKKKISVSEMERLAKAQPSPIDFYSAIKQSNRISVIAEMKRRSPSAGSIRSDYDVPVIAKAYEAGGASALSVLTEPDFFGGSIDDLKKAHGASALPILRKDFVFDPYQVMEAKACGASAVLLIADMLSPSLLKELAACVVEWGLAALVEVFTPQALEVALSTGSKVIGINSRDLRTLKMNPERVVELSARVPLDRLVVAESGIGTVRDMERLKLLNVGSVLVGESLMKQNDLAAAVQVLVKAGER, from the coding sequence ATGGATAAACTAGAAGAAATTCTGGCAACTCGTCGTGTTCGAGTCGAGGAAGATAAAAAGAAAATTTCAGTCTCTGAAATGGAGCGGTTGGCCAAGGCTCAACCATCCCCAATTGATTTTTATTCTGCTATCAAGCAATCGAATAGAATTTCAGTGATTGCCGAGATGAAGAGGCGAAGCCCTTCGGCAGGATCTATTCGGTCTGATTATGATGTGCCTGTCATTGCCAAGGCCTATGAGGCGGGCGGCGCATCAGCGCTTTCCGTATTGACAGAACCAGATTTTTTTGGGGGAAGCATTGACGATCTAAAAAAAGCGCATGGGGCAAGCGCACTCCCTATTTTGAGAAAAGACTTTGTGTTTGATCCCTATCAAGTCATGGAGGCCAAAGCGTGTGGTGCCAGCGCGGTTCTTTTAATTGCCGATATGCTCTCGCCCTCTCTTTTGAAAGAACTGGCCGCTTGTGTGGTTGAATGGGGGCTTGCAGCCTTGGTTGAGGTTTTTACCCCTCAAGCCTTGGAGGTGGCGCTTTCTACGGGATCAAAAGTAATTGGGATTAATTCACGAGATTTACGAACTTTGAAAATGAATCCAGAGCGTGTTGTGGAGTTAAGCGCGCGAGTTCCCTTAGACCGTCTGGTGGTAGCGGAAAGCGGAATTGGGACGGTTCGTGATATGGAACGGTTAAAATTATTGAATGTGGGTTCTGTTTTGGTGGGGGAATCATTAATGAAGCAAAATGATTTGGCGGCGGCGGTTCAAGTTTTGGTAAAGGCAGGCGAACGATGA
- the pabA gene encoding Aminodeoxychorismate/anthranilate synthase component 2, which translates to MILMIDNYDSFTYNLVQYLGELGQKLKVVRNDAIDLGTIEKLKPSHIVLSPGPGRPEEAGISIDLIKRFAGKIPILGVCLGHQAICQAYGGNIIRAARLMHGKTSQIHHDNKGVFTGLPQDFKATRYHSLLAEPSSIRKQFVVSATTDRGEVMGVRHKKIKSLEGVQFHPESILTEGGKTILSNFLKMKV; encoded by the coding sequence ATGATCTTGATGATTGATAACTACGATTCATTTACCTACAACTTGGTTCAATATCTGGGGGAACTGGGTCAGAAATTGAAGGTGGTCCGTAATGACGCGATTGATTTGGGAACCATTGAGAAGCTGAAACCCTCGCATATTGTCCTCTCTCCGGGGCCCGGAAGGCCGGAAGAAGCGGGTATTTCGATTGATTTGATCAAACGGTTTGCCGGGAAAATTCCGATCTTGGGTGTGTGTTTGGGCCACCAAGCCATCTGTCAGGCCTATGGAGGGAACATCATTCGGGCCGCACGGCTGATGCACGGTAAAACTTCGCAGATCCATCACGATAACAAAGGCGTGTTCACTGGTTTGCCGCAAGATTTTAAAGCCACGCGCTATCACTCTTTGTTGGCTGAACCTTCTTCCATTCGAAAACAGTTTGTTGTGTCCGCGACAACAGACCGCGGAGAGGTGATGGGAGTTCGGCATAAAAAAATTAAATCCTTGGAAGGGGTTCAATTCCATCCTGAATCAATCCTCACTGAAGGCGGAAAGACCATTCTCTCGAATTTCCTCAAGATGAAAGTATGA
- the trpF gene encoding N-(5'-phosphoribosyl)anthranilate isomerase has translation MKVKICGLTNKEDAVWAINYGADFIGLNLCKESKRHVSVSSASNWVAQLPSFATLVGVFVNATDEEILTAVQKLNLKGIQLHGDETPAFISALKISLAGAGRKVIIIKAFRIKDEESLTQISSYIDCVDYFLLDSYHPEQAGGTGERFNWDLALKAKEAGKPVILAGGLNPENVTDAIKKVQPMAVDVASGVEKSPKKKDLEKMKEFIRHAKK, from the coding sequence ATGAAGGTGAAAATATGCGGACTGACCAACAAGGAAGATGCGGTTTGGGCCATTAACTATGGGGCTGATTTCATCGGTCTCAATCTATGCAAAGAGAGCAAACGGCATGTGTCGGTGTCGAGCGCCTCGAATTGGGTGGCGCAATTACCTTCTTTCGCCACTTTGGTCGGAGTCTTTGTTAATGCCACCGATGAAGAAATATTAACGGCCGTTCAAAAATTGAATTTGAAAGGGATCCAACTTCATGGGGACGAAACCCCGGCCTTTATTTCGGCCTTAAAAATTTCGTTGGCGGGCGCCGGCCGTAAAGTGATTATCATCAAGGCGTTTCGAATTAAGGATGAAGAAAGTCTCACTCAAATTTCGTCGTACATAGATTGTGTCGACTATTTTCTCTTGGATTCTTATCACCCTGAACAGGCCGGTGGAACAGGCGAACGTTTTAATTGGGATTTGGCTTTAAAGGCCAAAGAAGCGGGCAAACCTGTTATTTTGGCGGGTGGATTAAACCCTGAGAATGTCACGGATGCCATTAAGAAAGTACAGCCGATGGCCGTTGACGTGGCTTCCGGAGTTGAAAAATCCCCCAAGAAAAAAGATTTGGAAAAAATGAAGGAATTTATTCGTCATGCGAAAAAATAA
- the trpA gene encoding Tryptophan synthase alpha chain — MHNQLDATMLQLRRQKQKALIAYLAAGYPKFSEQIKLIQGMVKNGVDVLEVGIPFSDPIADGPTIQFASQEAFKNGVSVKKIFHWLKELRKKVDVPIVLMTYINPVLAFGIETFARAAEQSGVSGVIVPDMIPEESGELREKLNRHHIHLIHLVAPTTPFPRQLKIARQSGGFLYAVSVAGVTGARRSLPKETKNWLKKIRKASPLPVCVGFGISNPSVIRELKEGADGFIVGSAVIDLIRKTKTSQRRKSMGKFIRLLSKECDYAG; from the coding sequence ATGCATAATCAACTTGATGCAACAATGCTGCAGCTTCGGCGTCAAAAACAGAAGGCATTAATTGCCTATTTGGCGGCTGGGTATCCAAAGTTCTCCGAACAAATAAAACTCATTCAAGGCATGGTGAAAAATGGAGTGGATGTCCTTGAAGTCGGAATCCCTTTTTCCGACCCGATCGCGGACGGGCCGACCATTCAATTCGCATCGCAAGAAGCTTTTAAAAATGGGGTTTCCGTAAAAAAAATATTCCATTGGTTGAAAGAATTACGAAAAAAAGTGGATGTTCCCATTGTGTTGATGACCTATATCAATCCTGTTTTGGCTTTTGGGATTGAAACCTTTGCTCGAGCAGCGGAACAGTCGGGAGTCAGCGGCGTCATTGTTCCAGACATGATTCCTGAAGAATCGGGTGAACTTCGTGAAAAACTCAATCGTCATCACATCCATTTAATTCATTTGGTGGCGCCCACCACTCCTTTTCCCAGGCAACTCAAAATCGCTCGCCAATCAGGAGGGTTTTTATACGCGGTGTCTGTGGCGGGGGTAACGGGCGCGCGACGTTCATTGCCCAAAGAAACAAAAAATTGGCTCAAGAAAATAAGAAAAGCGAGCCCTCTTCCTGTTTGTGTGGGGTTTGGTATTTCAAATCCTTCCGTGATTCGAGAATTAAAAGAGGGGGCGGATGGGTTCATTGTCGGGTCGGCTGTCATCGATCTAATCCGGAAAACCAAAACCTCCCAACGCCGAAAATCCATGGGGAAATTCATTCGATTGCTGTCAAAGGAGTGTGATTATGCCGGTTGA
- the accD gene encoding Acetyl-coenzyme A carboxylase carboxyl transferase subunit beta, with the protein MPVEKKASKNAIPEGLWTKCAKCDQIIFNKELEANKRVCSKCGYSFPLKALERVELILDEGTAVEMDADMESADPLKFLDGKVYPDKVESNQKKSGLKDAIWSGTGELDGLPVALGVMDFGFMGGSMGSVVGERLTRVGEYALGKKIPLIIVSTSGGARMHEGIFSLMQMAKVSAVLARLKEARIPYLSVMTDPTTGGVTASFAMLGDINFAEPGALIGFAGPRVIEQTIRQTLPEGFQRSEFLLKHGMVDRIVTRADLKKELKRTLNFLNPRA; encoded by the coding sequence ATGCCGGTTGAAAAAAAAGCGTCCAAAAACGCTATCCCTGAGGGGCTTTGGACCAAGTGCGCCAAGTGCGACCAGATCATTTTCAATAAGGAATTAGAGGCCAATAAACGAGTTTGCTCAAAATGTGGATATTCGTTTCCTCTGAAAGCCCTCGAACGCGTGGAATTAATCTTGGATGAAGGGACGGCCGTGGAGATGGATGCCGATATGGAATCGGCGGATCCCCTCAAGTTCTTGGATGGGAAGGTTTACCCCGATAAAGTTGAATCCAATCAAAAGAAAAGTGGACTAAAAGACGCCATTTGGTCGGGAACCGGGGAATTGGACGGCCTTCCCGTGGCTTTGGGGGTTATGGATTTTGGTTTTATGGGGGGAAGCATGGGAAGTGTGGTGGGGGAACGCCTCACGCGGGTGGGAGAATATGCGCTGGGAAAAAAGATTCCGCTCATCATTGTTTCCACCTCAGGGGGGGCTCGTATGCATGAGGGAATTTTTTCACTCATGCAGATGGCCAAAGTGAGCGCGGTGTTGGCGCGTTTGAAAGAAGCTCGGATTCCCTACCTGTCTGTCATGACAGACCCAACCACCGGCGGCGTGACGGCCAGCTTTGCCATGTTGGGAGATATTAATTTTGCTGAGCCCGGGGCGCTGATTGGTTTTGCAGGCCCCCGTGTCATTGAGCAAACCATTCGACAGACCTTGCCTGAAGGATTCCAACGGTCAGAGTTTTTGCTCAAACATGGTATGGTTGACCGGATCGTGACGCGGGCCGATCTCAAAAAAGAACTTAAGAGAACCCTTAATTTCCTCAATCCCCGCGCCTAA
- the hisI gene encoding Phosphoribosyl-AMP cyclohydrolase, translated as MNKEKEFDLADIKFDANGLVPAIAQDHKDGTILMLAYMNLESLKMTLQTGTATYWSRSRQKFWKKGEESGNVQLVKAVYKDCDSDAILIKVDQIGGAACHTGQRSCFYRQSQEDGGWKEISQPLFDPKQVYKK; from the coding sequence ATGAACAAAGAAAAAGAATTCGACTTGGCTGATATTAAATTTGACGCGAATGGACTTGTGCCTGCGATCGCGCAAGATCATAAAGACGGAACCATCCTCATGCTGGCTTATATGAATTTGGAGTCGCTCAAAATGACGCTCCAAACGGGGACGGCCACCTATTGGAGCCGTTCCCGTCAGAAATTCTGGAAGAAGGGGGAGGAGTCTGGAAATGTACAGCTGGTCAAAGCGGTCTATAAAGATTGCGATTCTGATGCCATTTTGATCAAGGTCGACCAAATTGGCGGGGCCGCTTGTCACACGGGGCAGCGCAGTTGTTTTTATCGTCAATCCCAAGAAGACGGAGGATGGAAGGAAATCTCCCAGCCCCTCTTTGATCCAAAACAGGTTTATAAAAAATAG
- the trpB gene encoding Tryptophan synthase beta chain, which produces MKLPDRNGYFGPFGGMFVPETLWTPLKEIEKGFREVMRLSSFRRELTDYLENYAGRPTPLFEAKRFSKAIRGPRVFLKREDLLHTGAHKINNTLGQCLLAKYLGKPRIIAETGAGQHGVGTAAAAALLGLKCDVYMGTEDIRRQALNVYRMKLLGARVIGVDSGSKTLKDSINEAMRDWVSNVKDTFYCIGSVVGPHPYPEIVRTFQSVIGKETKIQMKRQLGRLPSAVVACVGGGSNAIGLFHPFYADPSVRIVGVEAGGEGLLSKRHAATLSGGSVGVLHGARTYLLQDEDGQVMETHSISAGLDYPAVGPEHSFYKWSGRARYVAASDQDTLKGFKLLSETEGIIPALESAHAIGYMARHARTFKKEDVVVIGLSGRGDKDVNEVRRVLGEETSHA; this is translated from the coding sequence ATGAAACTCCCCGACCGGAACGGATATTTTGGTCCCTTTGGAGGGATGTTTGTTCCTGAAACTCTGTGGACCCCTCTCAAAGAAATTGAAAAAGGTTTTAGGGAAGTTATGCGCCTCTCGTCGTTTCGTCGAGAGTTAACCGACTATTTGGAGAATTATGCCGGGCGTCCCACACCGCTTTTTGAGGCCAAACGGTTTTCGAAAGCCATCCGAGGTCCACGCGTTTTTTTGAAACGCGAAGATCTTCTCCACACGGGAGCCCACAAGATCAACAACACGCTGGGCCAATGTTTGCTTGCCAAATACCTGGGGAAACCCCGGATTATCGCGGAAACAGGCGCTGGTCAACACGGCGTGGGCACAGCCGCGGCCGCAGCTCTTTTGGGTCTTAAGTGCGATGTGTACATGGGAACAGAAGATATTCGCCGCCAAGCGCTGAACGTGTATCGAATGAAACTTTTGGGGGCGCGGGTTATTGGCGTTGATAGCGGCAGTAAAACTCTGAAGGATTCCATCAATGAAGCCATGCGTGATTGGGTTTCAAATGTAAAAGATACTTTTTATTGTATCGGCTCCGTGGTGGGACCGCATCCCTATCCGGAAATTGTTCGAACCTTTCAATCGGTGATTGGTAAAGAAACAAAAATCCAAATGAAACGACAATTGGGGCGATTGCCATCGGCGGTGGTGGCCTGTGTGGGCGGAGGCTCCAACGCGATTGGGTTGTTTCATCCCTTCTACGCGGACCCATCCGTGCGGATTGTCGGGGTCGAAGCCGGGGGGGAAGGACTTCTCTCCAAACGGCATGCGGCTACTTTGAGCGGCGGGTCGGTCGGAGTTCTTCATGGGGCTCGCACTTATTTGCTTCAAGATGAAGATGGACAGGTCATGGAAACACATTCCATTTCTGCCGGGTTGGATTATCCTGCCGTTGGTCCTGAACATTCTTTTTATAAATGGAGTGGGCGCGCTCGTTATGTGGCGGCCTCAGATCAAGATACGCTTAAGGGCTTTAAACTGTTGTCTGAAACGGAAGGCATTATCCCGGCGCTTGAGTCGGCTCATGCCATTGGATATATGGCGCGTCACGCGCGAACATTCAAAAAGGAAGATGTGGTGGTAATTGGTCTATCCGGGCGTGGCGACAAGGATGTGAATGAAGTTCGGCGAGTTTTGGGGGAAGAAACCTCTCATGCATAA